From Triplophysa dalaica isolate WHDGS20190420 chromosome 24, ASM1584641v1, whole genome shotgun sequence:
tatataaaataaaaataaaagtattattataaatgaaataaaaaaatagctaCTCTGTACATTTGTGGTATAGCCAAATTGcatataaatttatattattaatttcaacatattattatattatttatttgttatttcaataatgttaaattatttgcataaaaattGCAAAGTCTTCACTTCGTCTATAAAGTGTTCTGTACATATCTACCTCTAAAATCAAATTTACAAATAGCATTCAAGCAATTCCATTTTTTATGTAAGATGAACACAGAGGCTGTACAAAAGCTCCGTTGAAGCTGATCTTCCAAGACTCATAGTACATTTGTCTGCCGCTAACAAATATGATGCCTGTCTGCTCTCAACTTTGTTGATTTAGCAACATACACATCCATTTTACAACCTTCGTACAGCTTTGATTAATACTGAAATAAATGGCAAAAAGCTAGCCAACCTCTCATactgtgattttgtgttttggtAGTTCGAGATATTGGAACCAGTGGAAACCTGGATGTGCCGGAAAAGATGTCTGTCAGCGTCCATGAAAACCGCAAGTCGAGAACGAGCACAGGTTCCATGAACATCTCGCTCTTCCACAAGCCCTCCCATCCAGACAGTGTCCTCACCCACCTCAACACCCTTCGCAAACAGTGCATGTTTACTGATGTAACGCTATGGGCTGGCGACCGCTCTTTTCCCTGCCACCGAGCTGTTCTCGCAGCATGCAGCCGCTATTTTGAAGCCATGTTTAGCGGCGGCCTCCGTGAGAGCCTGGACAACGAGGTTAACTTCCGTGACAGCGTTCACCCGGAGGTTCTGGAGATGCTGTTGGACTTTGCATACTCCTCACGCATCATCATCAACGAGGAGAACGCGGAATCACTTCTCGAGGCCGGAGACATGCTGCAATTTCATGACATCCGAGATGCAGCAGCAGAGTTTTTGGAGAAGAACTTGCATGCGTCAAACTGCCTGGGGATGATGCTGCTTTCCGATGCCCATCAGTGCAAGCGCCTCTATGAGCTGTCATGGAGGATGTGCCTCATCCACTTTGAGACTCTTCGAGACACGGAAGACTTCTGTAGCCTCTCGAAAGACAAGCTTATGGATCTCATCCTCAGCGACGAGCTGGAGATTGAAGATGAACATATCGTTTTCAACGCGGTTATGTGCTGGGTTCGATACGACTTGGATAGCCGCAGAGACTATCTTCCTCATCTGCTAGGAGGAATACGCCTTGCATTGTTGCCTTCGGAATGCCTCATTGAGGCTGTTGCATGTGAAGAACTTGTGATGTCGGATAAAAGAAGCAGACTGATCGTTGATGAGGCAATGCAGTGCAAAAAGAAGATTCTTCAGAATGACTGTGTGGTCACCAGCCCCTGCGCCAGGCCTCGCAAAGCCGGGCACACCCTGCTCATTCTTGGGGGGCAGACCTTCATGTGTGATAAAATCTACCAAGTGGACCACAAAGCAAAAGAGATCATCCCAAAATCAGATCTTCCCAGTCCTAGGAAGGAATTCAGCGCATGTGCCATTGGCTGCAAAGTTTATGTGACCGGAGGAAGGGGATCGGAAAATGGAGTATCGAAGGACGTTTGGATATACGACACTGTTCACGAAGAATGGTCGAAAGGTGCCCCAATGTTAATAGCGCGTTTTGGTCACGGCTCGGCTGAACTTGAAAACAGTCTCTATGTTGTTGGGGGTCACACCGCTATAGCAGGTGTCTTCCCGGCCTCCCCTTCAGTGTCTCTCAAACAGGTGGAGCGATACGACCCACTAACCAACAAATGGACAATGATGGCACCACTTCGGGATGGTGTCAGCAATGCAGCAGTTGTCAGTGCAAAGCTAAAACTTTTCGTGTTTGGTGGAACAACCATCCACAGGGACAAGGCCTCCAAGGTCCAGTGTTATGACCCCATTGGGAATCGCTGGACCATAGCTGCTGAGTGCCCGCAACCTTGGAGATACACGGCTGCTGCGGTCCTCGGCAGTCAGATATTCATAATGGGTGGAGACACGGAGTTTACCGCAGCATCCGCATACCGATTCGACTGCGAGACCAATCTATGGACACGTGTGGGTGACATGACCTCCAAAAGAATGAGCTGCCATGCTGTAGCCTCTGGCAATAAACTGTATGTTGTAGGGGGTTACTTTGGGACGCAGCGGTGTAAAACTCTGGATTGTTATGACCCGACGTCTGATAGCTGGAACAGTATTACAACCGTGCCTTATTCACTGATACCAACAGCGTTTGTCAGCACCTGGAAACATCTACCTGCCTAGGTGACTCCAGTTGAAGCGTATGGAGATGATCTGGGTAAGAGTTTATACatctcattcatttttatgtggtGAACACTGCAGAAATTAGTATTCCGCCAAACATCTGTATTTTCTTATCATTGTACAGTGCACAACAGAATCGCTGCGTATTGCAGGTGCTTAAATTCTGCTTCAGTCATAATTCTAGGCTTAGGAGGATCTGAAGTCAGCAGGCTGTTGATATTGATGTATAAACAGTCATTTCTGTCGAGATATCTGCATGCCAAAATGCTAAATTTGACTTGGCAGCCCTCTTTGAAAGCAACTGAGTGCTCTCATCCCCTTTGAGACATTTGAGAGTGGATCAGGGTGGTGATGTCTAGCAAGTATATTCAGCAATATTCTAGAGAAGTGGCTGTCggttaaagggagagttcatcCAAAGTTgagaatttatttataatttattcaccctcacgtctgtatgagtttctttcttcagaagaacacaaaaagaggTACTTTTGATGAaagttggtaaacaaacaacattgttccgttgacttgcattgcatggagacaaaaccactgacacattcctcaaaatatcttcttttatataggtttttaatgacatgagggtgaataaatgatgacgggGTGTTATATTTGTGGGAAACTATTTTGTAAATGtgcagtgtatgaaatttagcggcatctagctgtgaggttGGAAATTGCAACTAATGGCTGACGTCACCCCTCACCCATccatttcgaagcactacggtggctgacacagaactaggatgttgtcacatttttgcttctttcctGAAGCAGTTTGTTCGTTAGGAGCTACTGTAGAAATTAGTagtcgaccgattatcgaattggccgattatcggcgtcgatattaaggatttagccgataatcgatatcgatcattttcaaagccgatttgccgataaattcatttaattttgaaatgcgctttttggctctgacgcagccaaggatttagcgaGAGCAGTCGGAATACGTCACTCTAGGggtttgcctagagtaatggccgcccactgcccctctgatttgttgggactaagtcacgagtccggccaatcaacacgggaggctgcggaacagaaggtcttttttcactgtcacaccgaaagcgctgcttcgggttcatgctctatgaggtaaagcagcatcagacgttgaaataaatctcaatccactgcactgaagatgcaaaacacttcaatataataagtgcctgaatttcggagcagtataacaatgatttgctctgcaagcgagcagcacactgcacacgcgtttcttgtaattgatagagctggcgttttgcacgtcacttaaaatgacgccatttcaaaaatacaagacattttaaagcataaagaacttgaatcgtcggtcttcagtcagagcgctctcatgctcatgttatagcttcatgaaaatattgcggtcttttcaacaacatacacaataaagctatgaaggcaattcaattatttacacttaatatataaattcaaattgtgctagttaatccaatgattagcataatgattaattgaaaagtattgtatgcaatgttaaagtcatcagaacatatttttttacataaataaatataatttgttacattcaattcattttttcatttgttgcttgttgttttttactgtgttgcttgtggtttacaaaatgttcacagaattctgctgggtgctcccttctttcttttattagtattaatattagtgttatgattaagatttctcagtcagaattaaaaatatttcaaatgtttcagagcatgtgttcttaatttctatattaatttatgtttttacaccatatatatatatcggttcaaaatatcggttatcggtctaatttgcatggaaataatcggtatcggtatcgggctgaaaaacgcatatcggtcgacctctagtAGAAATGGCGTgaacccgcggtgtatgtagacagaatCTATTCATtctatggtaataaaaacataacgcttgtaggcatagttatgtatattatattgcatttctatctatagatcctccaaaaaatgacactcTGGTCCTTTAAGAATGGATTGAGAATGAATGAAGGTTGATGCTTCAACATCCCACATTTTCTTGGTCAATTGGTGTGATGCGTCCACATTCACAAGCtattgaaatattaatttgtgaTCCACATTACAAAGCCCTTTCTGTCAATTGGCTATCAGGTTGAGAGAGGAAGCACAAAGTGGCTTAGTGTCTGTAATTACAGCTACAGTAGTGAGGAGGGAGGATGAGAATACTTGAGTGCACTTGTTTCCCATCAAATACACAATCTAAAGCCACcgtaatgatttttaaatgtgcGCTTTTCCTATTAATTAATTATACAATGTTCACTTTCCCATGACAGCAAACACTGCAGCAACACCCCTTGTGGGTTCATAATGCAAATAACCTTTGTATTGCAATGTAaaaatttaatgtttattgtctATGTGCATTAGGCTTGATCATAATAGTCGTACTTATTTAGTCATGTTGGAGCCATTATCGTTTCTTATGCAATCATGATCGCTCGTCTCTCATCACTTTAAGCACTAAACGGTCAGATTTACATAGTTGAATGAGCCACCATTCTCTGAGAAGTCTTGTGTCGAAGCACACCAATTACTCTTGTGAAGTTATTCCGAAAGCATCTCCATGAATGCATCCTAACAGTCAGCTGAACATCTCTCACTCGTGTCACCCACATTAGGCCGCCCGGGGAGGGACTATCATGCTCCAAGgattagaaaaatgtttttttctcttagTAATCATTAGCACTTTTCACCAGCCAGCGACTCTGTTCACACCACGAGTGCTTCATTTCACAGTAAAGCAGGTGGCCTAGCAAAAGCTGGTTTTTATAATTAGCCCCGGGGGGTACAAATTCAGAATGTCTGGAGGACGCTCTGGCAGGCCTGTCGATGGATGTTGACAGCGGCGTGATGCTCCAGAAACGCCCACAGGAAGTGGCTTAGTGTCAATCGTCTCTCTTTACCCTGTTTAGCCTCTCTAAATTCTCCCATATCTGAGGCagtaaaataaaaccaaagGCTGATGGGTCTTGAAACTCTCGCTATGAAGAATTTATGGAGGCGAGCAGTGTATTCGGAGAGCTCTTCGCTCTCTTATGCTTAAAATACCTGTTGGACTCCACTGGAACAGCTCTGTGTGTCTTTATAgataagcaaaacaaagaagaaGAAGTCGCTCAAATGATGTAATGGCTGGTACAGGGATGCGATTCCACTCTCAGtccataaatattttacaaactgCAGCAGCCAGGGAGGAGAGTACCTATGTAATCCATTTTAGAAAGCAGAAATGGACTGTGGTTTAATTGAATCCCGCCGTATAAATTGGATAATAGAGTCATTATCAGATGACTTGCCGAAAATCATGCATGGGTACATTAGTTGGATTTGAAATTATAGTTTTTTGGTCTGATTTAAGATCGGAGTCCATTTCTTAatattaactacgacttttgccTTAATAAACTCATAAATACTGCTTATAAGGTAGTTTTTAGGTTTGTGTACTGGGTATGATTAAGGAATGTATGGCATTCATATGTGCTTTATACATACTAATATACAAACAATATGAATgttaataagcaactagttaatagtgaatTTGTGTACCTTAATATAGTGTTACCAGTTTTGGATTTTATTTACCTtctaaaaatgacagattttagtGTTTGATACCTAATGTAAATGACTATTCTAATATGCATCTAAATCGTTCATTATATATCCTGCATTATATTGCTCCTCTGATCTGACAACAGATGACCTTCAGCTTCTGTATTTGTAACATTAGTGCTTCACGTCACCTCCGTTGTCCCTTCACTGCAGTCTGTGGTGGTTTGTGTTACTTAGTCAATGCTAAAGAATCATTGTAGTGGAGAGGGAAAGTTCACCCGAAATTAAAGATCATCATCATGTATTCACTctcgtgtcattcaaaacttccactgtctgtggaaaacaaaggtcattttttttttatattagagtgtccatacaatgaaagtcaataggggtcgatgttgtttggttatcagcgttcttcaaaatattgtcttttgtgttatgcaagTTTCGAATGACATTGAACAATTAaaatttttgagtgaattatACAAAGAGTATACCCACATGCCCACCTTGGCATCTTTTGTGCTTTCTACCTGGTATTGGATTTCTGAAGCTACTTGTGTTCTGGAATCTCCCTCAGAATGGAGTCTGATACCGTTTGCGTCTGTTATTTCTGAACAAAAGTTCTTTTTCAGGGTCTTCAGACTGCGACTAAAACGTCGCATTTGCTACCGAAAATATTAATGTGCGAGTGATATTTTTGCAGAGACTGGCGACCATGGAAGTGCTgcacttaaaggggtcaaatgacacggctaaaacgaatgtTATCGTTTGTTATATATGTAATGCAAtctgtatacacgatttaaggttggaaaatgctgtattttccacatgctGTGCATGTTTGCAACTCTATGAAGTGCGAAGATTTTAAAccaagctcatcgctctgaaaagcgactagtgctatgattggctagttacccagtgcgtagtgattggtggaatactgcaagcgtgtgatggaaatgtgacgccccttaccatatttggaaaatcaggttctaaagcaattgtacttacaggtatgcccaccttacttgcttatacatttgggcggtcttcgTCAattcgtggtatgagttgacttagatttgtgggggtgtggtcagacgaggtgtttcaggcagatctgggtgaacattcgcttctagatagaatgcatcttttgttctgacactttcatttttgccaTTGAATTCCTCGTATTTTAGCGCTTGTTATTGAGTAAACACAACATGAGCGCATGATTATAATACTCTGTTTGCTGTGTTCATCCTCAGGCTCAATAGAATCTGTCAATGTGATacttgagacgtttaaaaccgATCTAACCACGGAGAAGATCAGGAAACGTAATTTATCCATCTATTACTTGAGACACCACTGGATAATTTAAAAAGAACTTATTAAAGAGCacttttgaacacatttatatttgtggACAAAATGGAAAGAAATACTATTATGTGGAATTCGATTTTCACCAATAAGTAACTTAAAAAATCTTGAGGAAAAACAACTTGAAATAAAAGGTTATGTCAACAAAACCTATGAGAGGGAAGATGTTCACACGACAGGAAAACTAAAagtatgtcattttaaatatttaggtTCGTGTTATGaggctcttaaaaaaaaaaagattttgccGCCTGTGTTTTTCCTCTATAGAAGCCGATTGATCCTTAATAGATTTCCTTGTCTGGAGCCCTATGTTTGTATGGTGACCACTGAATGTATGAAAACGGCAGAAAATGGTATCTAGGCCAACACCCCAGACAGGAACATAGATTTTCAATCTGTTGTGTAAACATGCTTAGCAAGTAAAAGTTGGCTAAAACTTTATggttgtttgtacattttagcgAGGCTTAAATTGTGTACAGAAGCTTCAGGTAACGTGAATAGGAAATATGCAGACATGGCAGATTGTTGGCCAGTAATGACACCCGTTTGACATTGTTGTAGCACATGGCATATGTCCTCCATAAGACGAACTGCCTTTTCTGCCAACAGTGCTGTTCCACTGGACAGCATTGTGTTTCACTAATCCAGGTAATTTGCCAGTTGAATCAGTCCTGTCCCTTTGCCAAACAGCACTACCTCCCATAAAGGAGGGGCGCTTAGAAAACCTAAACCAGCTAATTGTTTTCTTGTCACAGAGGCCGTAAATCCGATTGGGCCGTTTTAATCTAATCTCTTTTTGTGGCATACATGTTACAGAAGCAGGAAACATGATGTTTTGGCAGAATCCACAGTTCACCCTACTGGTAGCTAAAGGCTAATACAGGTAGCAAATGGCTGGATTTCCCATGAGGCTCATCCTCAGTGACGCGGACGGCTAAAGGCCGGATAACTGTGGACTTGGCACTTAGCTGTACAGTTGTGGCAGTGGCTCTCCATTTCCTGGAATGAGACCAGCTCACTGTAATCAGTCCTTTATTTTATCCCTTATCATCAACGCATTAGGCAGTAATGTCACGTCCACTGTTACCCCACATAACAGATTTCAGCGTCTGTGCTTGATAAGCATCTCCTACTGTAGACATGTTTAATCGAGCAAAAATTGCTGCGCTGCTGTCTACTAGAAAATTCTTCACGCCACATTGACACTGAATGTTAATgtcttatttttatatgaatcTTTTTTCATTTCCATCTGGAGTGATCCCTTGACTTCAGAATTGATGAtgagttcatttatttatttaagcaaATGTGTCTCATTCAAGTTCTTAAGTGGCAAGTTTTGACAGTATACAAATAGATTGATTTGGGTCAGTCCAGTTTCATGTGGTCCAAAGGATGTTTCTTGAccaggttttatttttttgacaaactgagtttattttactttgtttaacCATAGAAGACGTCTTTGGCATGCAACATATTTCGGTTGAACAAATGTTTATGGAATCCTCAATACCTCAACATAGGATGGTTATAAATTCTTAAACCAAAATTGATCTTTAATGTAAATTACAATGTACATGCACATGTGTAGATGTTTTGTACATTCTTGTCCAAACTTGATCATTTTTGGACAACTTGAGATTGAATAACCCATTTTTAGGTATCTTTCTGCTGCTTTTTGTTTAATGTAGTGATTCCCAAAGTATATTTGGGAATattttattcctttaaatgttCAATTCCTACACATCGAATCCAGTTCCTAGGTTAACTTAATGTTGAAATGCTTCTCttgttgtatttgtttcaatagtataattattattttagtattgCCAAAATAGGGAAATCATCGCTCTGCTCTGCTATAGATATAATATTTGTATCCAGGTCTTTGTAGACTTTTTAGAAGACTTTTTAAAAGCAGGCACAGAGGTATTAGATTTATGCACTCCATTTCACCTGCCCAGAGGGCTTTTCCATGAGTCTTTCTTCAAAGGCAATGGCACACATAGATGTTGCGTCAGTGACATTCAGAAAGTTTTACGTCTTTAAAACTACGGCTGTTTAATACTGAATGCTTTCTAAGTTTGAACATTTTCAGTAGTATTTTCCAGTTCATGCACCAGTTAACCTGTCAGAAAATAATCAGATAGTCAAAtctgtgaaattaacagcttCTCTCTACATTAATATTTGTGTgtaagtttttttaatattgaaaaCTTATTGATTCTGCCACTTTCTcagtcattttttacagttttgtatTGAGAACTACATTGAGAAAGTATTTGCTTATATTTCCTCCTATCCTCTTGTAAATGCCAAATTTTTCTTcccttttggtttgtttatttgaccTAATTATTGACAcagacaaacttttttttagcaaaaaactAGGCTTCAAAATTTCCCCAGTCCCCACACAACAAATAGTTTCTTTCCGCCATGCGAAGCTTACAAGACATTTGATATCTTCGATAAAGATTCATTGATCGTAATGGTCAAAGGGACttaaacaaaaagagaaaagaaatgtgGTTATCCTTTCTATTTTGGAGCAACCTATTGGCATGAGTTGTACATTTCCTTTCTCCCTTTTTCagtctttaaatttaaatagcCTGCTACATTTGCATCAAGTGCAGTGGATGGGTTCAGATTACAGTGCTTGGCTTTGTGTATTCAGGAAGTCTGGTTTATGCGATGCATTTCTCTCGTTGCAGGTGCCATGGTCCTCTGACCACACTGAATGGAGCACAGTAGGACTGGATTGTCATTGGCTGGCCCGAAGCACCTCTGCTGGGCGTGGCGTGGCGGGCTGTTGCTCACGGCCACTCTGCAGAGAGCCTGAAAACAAACCGACTATCCATTGCTGGAAGAGGAAAAAACAATCTGAGAATCTTTGTGTTCTTCTCCCTACAGCACAAAGCTAGCCAATGCTTGTTCATTGCCAAATCAGAGGCATGATGACTCGATAACCTCTTGCACCAATTTCTGCTCTGTTTCACGGGTCTTTCGTGTTTTTGCTAGTGTGACAACTCTTTTGCAACCCAACCCGAGGCCAAGAACATTCCTGCAGTTTTCCGTTCGGGAGCAACGTTAATGTTGCCGAGACATAAAGCATGATTTCTTTCACTAAAACTGCCAGCGCAGCATGTCTATGGTCGCGTTCCATTGCTTCCAGTACACTTTCGGATGCTACAATGCATTTACGGGATGGACAAACCTACGGTTGAATATCTACAGATACGCAGCAACAGAACGTCACCATGGGAAAGTGCAAGCTTGCTCGAGCAGGATTTGacctgtatttgtttttttaagaatctGTGATTTTTAACCTGAACTCGTGTAGATTCCACAGcacaacattcattttaagattACGGAACATTTCTCAGATTACTGAAGGTGTACACATttgataaaatgcattttatttatgtgtttgtgtcagaaTACTGAATGCAAAAACTGCACATGATACTACATGTATAATTTTGGATGATGAGGGTATTGGTGTTTTCCTCCCCTGGATAACAGTAACTCTGAAATGAAGGGTTGATATTCTCGCTCGGTCTTACGGACGCTTGAAAAGTAACAACGATTTAAGTTATGTTTTGGAGGGAGTTTAATCTTTAATGTAAATGCCTCCCTGCTCAACATTTCCATTTGAAGAGGACATTTAGGGATTATGCTGAAAATCCCACTGGCGTCTTTGTGAACTGAATTTCTAGTAGACGTGTTTGTTACGCACTCACTCGATTGAAGGgtttgaataaatgattttttgatGCTTGCAGACTGGTTTCATAAGCACACTGAAGGTTTGAAAACAGATATCTATTTTTAAATGCTCTTCTATGAAACATCCCGTTGTTCTTTCTTTTATGTAACaggaaagcgatttacattaTTAGGTAAATCGTATAATGCCTAAGCTAAGTCCTAgaggatttcttttttttgaatTGCTTCAAATTAGAAATGTTATCCACTGCGTAAATTGCCGTCTGGGAGAACAAGAATTGACATGTCGCTGAATTGAGTATTTAGTGTAAGATTTTATGGCCGATGATCTAAAACATCTCCATTATTTTGTCTGCATAGACTTCTTTGCGATTTCCATTTAAAACTATTGATCGCGGGCTGACATcccagtgcattct
This genomic window contains:
- the LOC130414199 gene encoding kelch-like protein 25 isoform X1, with the protein product MQTPPHILTVSACAWARSICRFRDIGTSGNLDVPEKMSVSVHENRKSRTSTGSMNISLFHKPSHPDSVLTHLNTLRKQCMFTDVTLWAGDRSFPCHRAVLAACSRYFEAMFSGGLRESLDNEVNFRDSVHPEVLEMLLDFAYSSRIIINEENAESLLEAGDMLQFHDIRDAAAEFLEKNLHASNCLGMMLLSDAHQCKRLYELSWRMCLIHFETLRDTEDFCSLSKDKLMDLILSDELEIEDEHIVFNAVMCWVRYDLDSRRDYLPHLLGGIRLALLPSECLIEAVACEELVMSDKRSRLIVDEAMQCKKKILQNDCVVTSPCARPRKAGHTLLILGGQTFMCDKIYQVDHKAKEIIPKSDLPSPRKEFSACAIGCKVYVTGGRGSENGVSKDVWIYDTVHEEWSKGAPMLIARFGHGSAELENSLYVVGGHTAIAGVFPASPSVSLKQVERYDPLTNKWTMMAPLRDGVSNAAVVSAKLKLFVFGGTTIHRDKASKVQCYDPIGNRWTIAAECPQPWRYTAAAVLGSQIFIMGGDTEFTAASAYRFDCETNLWTRVGDMTSKRMSCHAVASGNKLYVVGGYFGTQRCKTLDCYDPTSDSWNSITTVPYSLIPTAFVSTWKHLPA
- the LOC130414199 gene encoding kelch-like protein 25 isoform X2; translated protein: MSTSRFFQKFRDIGTSGNLDVPEKMSVSVHENRKSRTSTGSMNISLFHKPSHPDSVLTHLNTLRKQCMFTDVTLWAGDRSFPCHRAVLAACSRYFEAMFSGGLRESLDNEVNFRDSVHPEVLEMLLDFAYSSRIIINEENAESLLEAGDMLQFHDIRDAAAEFLEKNLHASNCLGMMLLSDAHQCKRLYELSWRMCLIHFETLRDTEDFCSLSKDKLMDLILSDELEIEDEHIVFNAVMCWVRYDLDSRRDYLPHLLGGIRLALLPSECLIEAVACEELVMSDKRSRLIVDEAMQCKKKILQNDCVVTSPCARPRKAGHTLLILGGQTFMCDKIYQVDHKAKEIIPKSDLPSPRKEFSACAIGCKVYVTGGRGSENGVSKDVWIYDTVHEEWSKGAPMLIARFGHGSAELENSLYVVGGHTAIAGVFPASPSVSLKQVERYDPLTNKWTMMAPLRDGVSNAAVVSAKLKLFVFGGTTIHRDKASKVQCYDPIGNRWTIAAECPQPWRYTAAAVLGSQIFIMGGDTEFTAASAYRFDCETNLWTRVGDMTSKRMSCHAVASGNKLYVVGGYFGTQRCKTLDCYDPTSDSWNSITTVPYSLIPTAFVSTWKHLPA
- the LOC130414199 gene encoding kelch-like protein 25 isoform X3, yielding MSVSVHENRKSRTSTGSMNISLFHKPSHPDSVLTHLNTLRKQCMFTDVTLWAGDRSFPCHRAVLAACSRYFEAMFSGGLRESLDNEVNFRDSVHPEVLEMLLDFAYSSRIIINEENAESLLEAGDMLQFHDIRDAAAEFLEKNLHASNCLGMMLLSDAHQCKRLYELSWRMCLIHFETLRDTEDFCSLSKDKLMDLILSDELEIEDEHIVFNAVMCWVRYDLDSRRDYLPHLLGGIRLALLPSECLIEAVACEELVMSDKRSRLIVDEAMQCKKKILQNDCVVTSPCARPRKAGHTLLILGGQTFMCDKIYQVDHKAKEIIPKSDLPSPRKEFSACAIGCKVYVTGGRGSENGVSKDVWIYDTVHEEWSKGAPMLIARFGHGSAELENSLYVVGGHTAIAGVFPASPSVSLKQVERYDPLTNKWTMMAPLRDGVSNAAVVSAKLKLFVFGGTTIHRDKASKVQCYDPIGNRWTIAAECPQPWRYTAAAVLGSQIFIMGGDTEFTAASAYRFDCETNLWTRVGDMTSKRMSCHAVASGNKLYVVGGYFGTQRCKTLDCYDPTSDSWNSITTVPYSLIPTAFVSTWKHLPA